In Canis aureus isolate CA01 chromosome 12, VMU_Caureus_v.1.0, whole genome shotgun sequence, a genomic segment contains:
- the EGR4 gene encoding early growth response protein 4 isoform X1, with translation MAVARGVGSPEPARPLLYKWGGRGSGEPGCALEKRGAASRGRSRRARAPRPPDPFPRGEHLEPTAQVLGSVRRRAPQLLASPSPTRRQAQRARPPAPISRRRAMLHLSEFSSPDALLVMSTEGCCAEPSAELSRLPGRDAPATAGYPGAGDFLSWALSSCGAGGDLADSCFLEGPAPTPPPGLSYSGSFFIQAVPEHPHDPEALFNLMSGILGLAPFPSPEAAASRSPLDASFPAGPDALLPGPADLYSPDMGAATFPDAFWEVSPSAGAPSQCLYEPQLSPPDVKPGLRAPPASPALDTASAFKGPYAPWELLSAGVPGSCGSQGGYQAAPDARFPSVGAKIENLLSISCPAELPAGPANRLYPAGSYDAFPLAPGDLGEVAEGLPGLLTPPGGEGGSRGDGGEFLAGPQAQVSPLGLRSAAADFPKALVADVAGSSGVPEPPGPPPPAAFPATKARRKGRRGGKCSARCFCPRPHAKAFACPVESCVRSFARSDELNRHLRIHTGHKPFQCRICLRNFSRSDHLTTHVRTHTGEKPFACDVCGRRFARSDEKKRHSKVHLKQKARAEERLKGLGFYSLGLSFAAL, from the exons ATGGCAGTGGCCCGGGGAGTCGGAAGCCCGGAGCCCGCGCGGCCGCTGCTATATAAGTGGGGGGGCCGCGGATCTGGGGAGCCCGGCTGCGCTTTGGAGAAGCGAGGAGCCGCCTCCCGAGGCCGGTCCCGGCGAGCAAGGGCGCCTCGGCCCCCCGACCCCTTTCCCAGAGGTGAGCACCTGGAGCCAACAGCCCAGGTGCTTGGGTCTGTGAGGCGCAGGGCACCCCAACTGCTGGCCTCCCCGTCACCCACGCGCCGCCAAGCCCAGCGGGCGAGGCCCCCGGCGCCCATCAGCCGCCGCCGCGCCATGCTCCACCTTAGCGAGTTTTCCAGCCCCGACGCGCTCTTGGTCATGTCCACCGAGGGCTGTTGCGCGGAACCCAGCGCGGAATTGTCCCGGCTGCCCGGTAGGGACGCGCCAGCGACTGCCGGCTACCCCGGAG caggcgACTTCTTGAGCTGGGCTTTGAGCAGCTGCGGCGCTGGGGGGGACTTAGCCGATTCCTGCTTCCTGGAGGGGCCTGCACCCACGCCCCCTCCTGGCCTCAGCTACAGCGGTAGCTTCTTCATCCAAGCAGTACCCGAACACCCGCACGACCCGGAGGCTCTCTTCAACCTCATGTCCGGCATCCTAGGTCTGGCACCTTTCCCCAGCCCTGAGGCTGCAGCCTCCCGGTCTCCGCTGGACGCCTCTTTCCCCGCAGGCCCCGACGCCTTGCTGCCGGGTCCAGCGGACCTTTACTCCCCGGATATGGGCGCTGCCACCTTCCCAGATGCGTTCTGGGAGGTCTCGCCCTCGGCAGGCGCCCCCTCACAGTGCCTGTATGAGCCTCAGCTCTCCCCGCCTGACGTCAAGCCAGGTCTCCGGGCGCCTCCGGCCTCTCCCGCGCTGGACACTGCCTCGGCCTTCAAGGGCCCCTACGCTCCCTGGGAACTACTCTCAGCTGGAGTCCCAGGGAGCTGTGGGTCACAGGGCGGCTACCAGGCCGCCCCCGACGCCCGATTCCCCTCCGTGGGGGCCAAGATCGAAAACCTGCTGTCCATCAGCTGCCCGGCGGAGCTGCCGGCCGGTCCCGCCAACAGACTCTACCCCGCGGGGTCTTACGACGCTTTCCCGCTGGCCCCGGGTGACTTGGGGGAGGTGGCGGAGGGCCTCCCGGGTCTCCTGACCCctcctggtggggagggagggagtcgCGGCGACGGCGGAGAGTTTCTGGCGGGCCCTCAGGCTCAGGTCTCCCCCCTGGGCCTCCGCAGCGCCGCGGCGGACTTCCCGAAAGCGCTGGTGGCAGACGTCGCTGGGAGCAGCGGCGTGCCGGAGcctcccgggccgccgccgcccgccgcgttCCCCGCTACCAAGGCGCGGCGCAAGGGGCGCCGGGGCGGCAAGTGCAGCGCACGCTGCTTCTGCCCGCGGCCGCATGCCAAGGCCTTTGCTTGCCCGGTGGAGAGCTGTGTGCGCAGCTTCGCGCGCTCCGACGAGCTCAACCGCCACCTGCGCATACACACGGGCCACAAGCCCTTCCAGTGCCGCATCTGCCTCCGCAACTTCAGCCGAAGCGACCACCTGACCACGCACGTGCGCACTCACACCGGGGAGAAGCCCTTTGCCTGCGACGTGTGCGGCCGCCGCTTCGCGCGCAGCGATGAGAAGAAAAGGCACAGCAAGGTGCACCTCAAGCAGAAGGCTCGCGCCGAAGAGCGGCTCAAGGGCCTTGGCTTTTACTCCTTGGGCCTCTCTTTCGCCGCCCTGTGA
- the EGR4 gene encoding early growth response protein 4 isoform X2: MLHLSEFSSPDALLVMSTEGCCAEPSAELSRLPGRDAPATAGYPGGDFLSWALSSCGAGGDLADSCFLEGPAPTPPPGLSYSGSFFIQAVPEHPHDPEALFNLMSGILGLAPFPSPEAAASRSPLDASFPAGPDALLPGPADLYSPDMGAATFPDAFWEVSPSAGAPSQCLYEPQLSPPDVKPGLRAPPASPALDTASAFKGPYAPWELLSAGVPGSCGSQGGYQAAPDARFPSVGAKIENLLSISCPAELPAGPANRLYPAGSYDAFPLAPGDLGEVAEGLPGLLTPPGGEGGSRGDGGEFLAGPQAQVSPLGLRSAAADFPKALVADVAGSSGVPEPPGPPPPAAFPATKARRKGRRGGKCSARCFCPRPHAKAFACPVESCVRSFARSDELNRHLRIHTGHKPFQCRICLRNFSRSDHLTTHVRTHTGEKPFACDVCGRRFARSDEKKRHSKVHLKQKARAEERLKGLGFYSLGLSFAAL, translated from the exons ATGCTCCACCTTAGCGAGTTTTCCAGCCCCGACGCGCTCTTGGTCATGTCCACCGAGGGCTGTTGCGCGGAACCCAGCGCGGAATTGTCCCGGCTGCCCGGTAGGGACGCGCCAGCGACTGCCGGCTACCCCGGAG gcgACTTCTTGAGCTGGGCTTTGAGCAGCTGCGGCGCTGGGGGGGACTTAGCCGATTCCTGCTTCCTGGAGGGGCCTGCACCCACGCCCCCTCCTGGCCTCAGCTACAGCGGTAGCTTCTTCATCCAAGCAGTACCCGAACACCCGCACGACCCGGAGGCTCTCTTCAACCTCATGTCCGGCATCCTAGGTCTGGCACCTTTCCCCAGCCCTGAGGCTGCAGCCTCCCGGTCTCCGCTGGACGCCTCTTTCCCCGCAGGCCCCGACGCCTTGCTGCCGGGTCCAGCGGACCTTTACTCCCCGGATATGGGCGCTGCCACCTTCCCAGATGCGTTCTGGGAGGTCTCGCCCTCGGCAGGCGCCCCCTCACAGTGCCTGTATGAGCCTCAGCTCTCCCCGCCTGACGTCAAGCCAGGTCTCCGGGCGCCTCCGGCCTCTCCCGCGCTGGACACTGCCTCGGCCTTCAAGGGCCCCTACGCTCCCTGGGAACTACTCTCAGCTGGAGTCCCAGGGAGCTGTGGGTCACAGGGCGGCTACCAGGCCGCCCCCGACGCCCGATTCCCCTCCGTGGGGGCCAAGATCGAAAACCTGCTGTCCATCAGCTGCCCGGCGGAGCTGCCGGCCGGTCCCGCCAACAGACTCTACCCCGCGGGGTCTTACGACGCTTTCCCGCTGGCCCCGGGTGACTTGGGGGAGGTGGCGGAGGGCCTCCCGGGTCTCCTGACCCctcctggtggggagggagggagtcgCGGCGACGGCGGAGAGTTTCTGGCGGGCCCTCAGGCTCAGGTCTCCCCCCTGGGCCTCCGCAGCGCCGCGGCGGACTTCCCGAAAGCGCTGGTGGCAGACGTCGCTGGGAGCAGCGGCGTGCCGGAGcctcccgggccgccgccgcccgccgcgttCCCCGCTACCAAGGCGCGGCGCAAGGGGCGCCGGGGCGGCAAGTGCAGCGCACGCTGCTTCTGCCCGCGGCCGCATGCCAAGGCCTTTGCTTGCCCGGTGGAGAGCTGTGTGCGCAGCTTCGCGCGCTCCGACGAGCTCAACCGCCACCTGCGCATACACACGGGCCACAAGCCCTTCCAGTGCCGCATCTGCCTCCGCAACTTCAGCCGAAGCGACCACCTGACCACGCACGTGCGCACTCACACCGGGGAGAAGCCCTTTGCCTGCGACGTGTGCGGCCGCCGCTTCGCGCGCAGCGATGAGAAGAAAAGGCACAGCAAGGTGCACCTCAAGCAGAAGGCTCGCGCCGAAGAGCGGCTCAAGGGCCTTGGCTTTTACTCCTTGGGCCTCTCTTTCGCCGCCCTGTGA